Proteins co-encoded in one Arachis hypogaea cultivar Tifrunner chromosome 11, arahy.Tifrunner.gnm2.J5K5, whole genome shotgun sequence genomic window:
- the LOC112720367 gene encoding GATA transcription factor 19, translated as MMNHCCSNSNSQDHVMGTCKCGMFPTPYGDDYYYGDPNSYSFTPSSSSLSWSSVDCTLSLGTPSTRFSEDEDRRTRHHHHERRSKQNPHHSEAKASKGSDGDAFFSRRCANCDTTSTPLWRNGPRGPKTLCNACGIRYKKEERRASATAAATTTTVTNSGGEMEPVAAHMYGRNNNNSWYYTNSQGNNNGELRFMDYDANDDMDPFPSWRLNAADRTNLVHDFTR; from the exons ATGATGAATCATTGTTGCAGTAACAGCAACTCTCAGGATCACGTGATGGGCACGTGTAAATGCGGCATGTTCCCCACACCCTATGGAGATGACTATTATTACGGTGACCCAAACAGCTACTCCTTTACACCTTCTTCGTCGTCTTTGTCTTGGTCGTCCGTGGACTGTACCCTCTCCCTGGGGACACCGTCCACGCGATTCTCCGAAGACGAAGACAGGCGAAcacgtcatcatcatcatgaacgTCGCTCCAAACAGAATCCTCATCATTCTGAGGCTAAAGCCAGCAAGGGATCCGACGGTGATGCTTTCTTTTCTCGCCGCTGTGCCAACTGTGATACCACTTCCACACCCCTATGGAGGAACGGTCCTCGTGGACCCAAG ACACTATGCAATGCATGCGGGATTAGAtacaagaaagaagagagaagagccaGCGCTACTGCAGCCGCTACCACAACCACCGTTACTAACAGCGGCGGCGAAATGGAGCCGGTTGCGGCGCACATGTACGGCCGCAACAATAACAATTCGTGGTACTATACAAACTCTCAAGGCAATAATAATGGCGAGTTACGTTTCATGGATTATGATGCCAATGATGACATGGACCCATTCCCTTCTTGGAGACTCAACGCTGCAGACAGAACAAATCTCGTTCACGACTTTACAAGATGA